The proteins below are encoded in one region of Sphingobacterium sp. R2:
- a CDS encoding penicillin-binding protein, whose amino-acid sequence MSIRNTILVRVYFAFGLIVLLAFLVFGKMAKLQYVDGQHWKALADSLSIQEREVEAARGNIYSNDGSLLATSVPEYELRFDAMAIPEEDEEYFNLKVDSLAIKLADFFKDKSSRQYLTLLKQARNKKQRYLLLKRNVSHQDLKRVKQFPLLKSARVNKERFPSCLITDRQNKRILPFVNLAARTIGYKNVKENIHVGLEGAYGEYIDGKSGKRLMQRIAGGVWIPVNKDIEVAPVDGSDIISTIDVNMQDMAQRALEKQMITSNADEGCVVMMEVKTGEVRAVANFMRDKDGVYREKFNLAIAQSADPGSTFKLASYLALIDDKKIDSSTTVNIGNGNWPIYKHTIRDSHAPKKSVISAKRAFEESSNVGVTKFVYQAYKDNPDQFTSKLHSFGFGKTLGLQIPGEGVPLVKSSKSKSWSGLSLVQMAYGYEMKITPLQTLTFYNAVANNGKLIAPLFVKEIRHLGNTIQTFKAKVLNEKIASDHALSEVRGMMEGVMTEGTGKSVASPLYSSGGKTGTAQMADGSRGYGARRYQSSFAGYFPAEDPKYSIIVVIRNPRNGYYGGSVAGPVFKELADMVYANDMEMKGKKTFKAVNVGGKMPLTLQGSREASKKVYDRLGINTVNWDTIARGEVDTSTRGVPFVDLKYREGIVPNVVGMGLMDALYVVENAGFKAHVTGKGRVGIQSLVAGQKLPFGTAINLELK is encoded by the coding sequence ATGAGTATCAGAAATACGATTCTTGTTCGTGTCTACTTTGCTTTTGGGCTTATCGTGTTGCTTGCGTTTTTGGTGTTTGGAAAAATGGCAAAGTTGCAGTATGTCGATGGACAGCATTGGAAAGCTCTAGCGGATAGCCTTTCTATTCAGGAACGGGAGGTGGAAGCTGCTCGTGGGAATATTTATTCAAACGACGGGAGTTTGCTGGCTACTTCAGTGCCTGAGTATGAGCTTCGTTTCGACGCCATGGCTATTCCAGAAGAGGATGAAGAGTATTTCAACTTAAAAGTTGACTCCTTGGCGATTAAGCTTGCTGATTTCTTTAAAGATAAATCATCTCGGCAGTATTTGACATTATTAAAACAAGCACGGAATAAAAAGCAACGCTATTTGCTGCTTAAACGTAATGTATCGCATCAGGATTTGAAAAGAGTAAAGCAATTTCCACTGCTTAAATCTGCTCGCGTCAATAAGGAGCGTTTTCCAAGTTGTTTGATTACAGATCGCCAAAACAAACGTATTTTGCCTTTTGTCAATCTTGCTGCTAGAACCATCGGTTATAAAAACGTGAAAGAAAATATTCATGTTGGACTGGAAGGTGCATATGGAGAATATATCGACGGAAAAAGTGGGAAAAGATTGATGCAGCGCATCGCAGGAGGTGTATGGATTCCTGTTAACAAAGATATCGAAGTTGCTCCAGTTGATGGCTCTGATATTATCTCTACCATTGATGTAAATATGCAAGATATGGCGCAAAGGGCGCTAGAGAAGCAGATGATTACGAGTAATGCAGATGAAGGTTGTGTTGTGATGATGGAGGTGAAAACAGGGGAGGTGCGTGCGGTGGCCAACTTTATGCGCGATAAAGATGGGGTCTATCGTGAAAAGTTCAATCTTGCCATTGCGCAAAGTGCAGATCCGGGGTCAACGTTTAAGCTAGCTTCTTATCTAGCTTTGATTGATGATAAAAAAATTGACTCGAGTACAACTGTAAATATTGGTAATGGTAACTGGCCAATTTACAAACATACCATTCGTGATTCACATGCGCCCAAGAAGTCGGTAATTTCGGCTAAAAGAGCTTTTGAGGAATCGTCGAATGTGGGGGTTACTAAATTTGTTTACCAAGCGTATAAAGATAATCCAGACCAATTTACCTCGAAGCTGCATTCTTTCGGTTTCGGGAAAACACTAGGTCTGCAGATTCCGGGAGAAGGAGTACCTCTGGTAAAATCGTCGAAGAGCAAGAGCTGGAGTGGATTGTCTTTGGTGCAGATGGCTTATGGCTATGAAATGAAGATTACCCCGTTGCAAACGTTGACATTTTATAATGCTGTTGCAAATAACGGTAAATTGATAGCGCCACTCTTTGTTAAGGAAATTCGGCATTTGGGGAATACGATTCAAACGTTTAAGGCTAAAGTCCTCAATGAAAAGATAGCTTCAGACCATGCTTTATCAGAAGTGAGGGGAATGATGGAAGGGGTGATGACTGAAGGGACAGGTAAAAGCGTAGCGAGCCCGCTGTATAGTTCTGGTGGAAAAACTGGTACTGCCCAGATGGCAGATGGTTCGAGAGGATATGGTGCACGACGCTACCAATCTTCCTTTGCAGGGTACTTTCCAGCTGAGGATCCGAAATATTCCATTATTGTGGTGATCCGTAACCCGAGAAATGGATATTATGGTGGATCAGTTGCAGGGCCTGTATTTAAAGAGCTTGCCGATATGGTGTACGCGAACGATATGGAGATGAAAGGAAAAAAGACGTTTAAAGCGGTCAATGTAGGTGGAAAAATGCCGTTGACTTTACAAGGGTCGAGAGAAGCGAGTAAAAAAGTGTACGATAGGTTGGGAATTAATACGGTGAATTGGGATACAATTGCGCGGGGAGAAGTGGATACATCTACGCGGGGAGTGCCGTTTGTAGACTTGAAATATAGAGAAGGAATTGTTCCGAATGTTGTTGGAATGGGATTGATGGATGCCCTATATGTGGTAGAAAACGCAGGCTTTAAAGCACACGTGACTGGAAAAGGGAGAGTGGGAATACAGTCACTCGTAGCTGGGCAGAAACTGCCTTTTGGGACGGCGATAAATTTAGAACTTAAGTAA
- a CDS encoding LutB/LldF family L-lactate oxidation iron-sulfur protein: protein MAESTANAFIEESARKAFDTKHRDIINYNIDKYSMAFEKGKSKFANLENSKIKANLIKWKVMENLDHYLLQFEANFTARGGKVIWANDATEALEEIYTIIQRKKAKSVVKSKSMATEEIELNHFLASKNIDAIETDLGEYIIQLLDQKPYHFVTPAMHLSLEDIAKLFHEKFDTPLDASAEQLTMKARELLRDRYLSAEVGITGANFLIAETGSLAITENEGNARLTSTFPKTHIAVVGIEKIIPNLQDLDLFWPLLSTHGTGQNLTVYNTLLTGPKQAYESDGPEEMYVILLDNGRSKLLAQKEQRQGLYCIRCGACLNVCPIYQNIGGHTYETTYQGPIGSLISPHLNGMKEFKHLSYASTLCGKCTEVCPVGIDIQRMLLVNRKDSVDQGLASKTEQKAWQWFTYGIMRRKLVDFFGGKFKSFFIRKLFQKTWGGQRELPKLADKSFSKQWKEHQKNKE from the coding sequence ATGGCAGAGAGTACCGCTAATGCATTTATTGAGGAAAGTGCACGAAAAGCATTTGATACCAAACACCGCGATATTATCAATTACAATATCGACAAATACAGCATGGCTTTCGAAAAAGGCAAGAGCAAATTTGCAAATCTTGAAAATAGCAAGATAAAAGCCAATTTGATCAAGTGGAAGGTTATGGAAAATCTCGACCATTATCTGTTGCAGTTTGAAGCAAATTTCACTGCCCGAGGTGGAAAAGTCATCTGGGCAAACGACGCCACTGAAGCATTGGAAGAGATCTATACAATTATTCAGCGTAAAAAGGCAAAGTCTGTAGTCAAGTCCAAATCGATGGCAACAGAAGAGATTGAGCTTAATCATTTTCTGGCTTCCAAAAATATTGATGCAATAGAAACCGATCTAGGGGAATATATTATTCAGCTGCTCGATCAAAAACCCTATCATTTTGTTACCCCAGCCATGCACTTGAGCCTGGAAGATATTGCCAAGCTTTTTCATGAGAAATTTGACACCCCATTAGATGCTTCCGCAGAACAACTGACGATGAAAGCGCGTGAATTACTTCGTGATCGCTACTTATCAGCTGAAGTCGGAATTACTGGGGCCAATTTTCTGATTGCTGAAACTGGCAGCCTAGCGATTACCGAAAATGAAGGAAATGCCCGATTGACATCGACGTTCCCCAAAACACATATCGCTGTAGTTGGAATAGAGAAAATAATACCCAACTTACAGGACTTAGACCTATTTTGGCCGCTTTTATCTACACACGGTACTGGTCAGAATTTAACGGTTTACAATACACTACTTACAGGGCCTAAACAAGCTTACGAATCCGACGGTCCCGAAGAGATGTATGTCATTCTGCTAGACAATGGCCGAAGCAAACTGCTTGCTCAAAAAGAACAGCGTCAAGGCTTGTATTGCATCCGTTGCGGAGCCTGCCTCAATGTATGCCCAATCTATCAGAACATCGGCGGCCATACTTATGAAACAACTTATCAAGGCCCAATTGGATCGCTCATATCGCCGCATTTAAATGGAATGAAGGAATTTAAACACCTAAGCTACGCCTCTACACTCTGTGGAAAATGTACTGAGGTCTGTCCGGTTGGTATTGACATACAACGCATGCTCCTTGTGAACAGAAAAGATTCAGTTGATCAAGGTCTAGCTTCAAAAACGGAGCAAAAAGCTTGGCAGTGGTTCACTTATGGAATTATGCGAAGAAAATTGGTCGATTTTTTCGGTGGAAAATTCAAAAGTTTTTTCATCCGAAAACTCTTTCAGAAAACTTGGGGAGGTCAACGGGAGTTACCAAAATTGGCTGACAAATCGTTCTCCAAACAGTGGAAAGAACATCAAAAAAATAAAGAATAA
- the aspS gene encoding aspartate--tRNA ligase: protein MHRTHTCGELTLADLGKTVTLSGWVQKSRDLGGMTFIDVRDRYGITQLTFNADDDASLRASARELGREYVIKVTGEVIERSNKNAKIPTGDIEIKVLDLEILNAAKLPPFTIEDETDGGDDIRMKYRYLDLRRNPVRENLILRHKTSQEIRRYLDSQNFLEVETPYLIKSTPEGARDFVVPSRMNPGEFYALPQSPQTFKQLLMVSGFDRYFQIVKCFRDEDLRADRQPEFTQIDCEMSFVEQEDVLNIFEGLAKHIFKTIKGIDLGTVPRMTYADAMRLYGSDKPDIRFGMQFVELNDVAKGKGFPVFDAAELVVGINAENCAHYTRKQLDALTDFIKRPQIGATGLVYARVNEDGSVKSSVDKFFTPEQLSAIATAFHAKPGDLLLIMAGGTDKVRKQLNELRLEVASQLGFRNKETFAPLWVVDFPLLEWDEESGRFHAMHHPFTSPKPEDIPLLDTNPGEVRANAYDFVLNGVEVGGGSIRIHDRELQSLMFKHLGFSSEDAKKQFGFLMEAFTFGAPPHGGLAFGFDRLVSLLAGLDSIRDVIAFPKNNSGRDVMIDAPSTIHQEQLDELSLNIAINS from the coding sequence ATGCACAGAACACACACTTGTGGCGAATTGACACTAGCTGACTTAGGGAAGACGGTTACCCTAAGTGGATGGGTTCAAAAATCCCGCGATTTAGGCGGTATGACTTTCATCGATGTTAGAGACCGATATGGTATCACACAATTAACGTTCAATGCAGATGATGATGCGTCTTTACGCGCCAGTGCCCGCGAACTCGGAAGAGAATATGTCATCAAGGTAACTGGAGAGGTTATCGAACGCTCTAATAAAAATGCTAAAATCCCCACTGGAGATATTGAAATCAAGGTTTTAGATCTTGAAATACTAAATGCCGCAAAATTACCCCCATTTACAATAGAAGATGAAACAGATGGTGGCGATGATATTCGAATGAAGTATAGATACTTGGATTTACGCCGTAACCCCGTGCGCGAAAACCTTATTTTACGCCATAAAACTTCACAAGAAATTCGCCGTTATCTTGACTCCCAAAATTTTTTGGAAGTTGAAACCCCTTATCTAATTAAATCAACTCCAGAGGGAGCACGTGATTTTGTAGTCCCTTCTCGGATGAATCCAGGAGAGTTTTATGCGTTACCACAATCACCTCAAACCTTTAAGCAACTCTTGATGGTTTCAGGTTTTGACCGCTATTTTCAGATTGTAAAATGCTTCCGTGATGAAGATCTACGTGCAGATCGCCAACCAGAATTTACACAAATAGATTGCGAAATGTCGTTTGTGGAGCAAGAAGATGTTCTAAATATCTTCGAAGGGCTTGCAAAACACATATTCAAAACAATCAAGGGGATCGACCTAGGTACTGTTCCGCGTATGACTTACGCAGACGCGATGCGTCTCTACGGATCCGACAAACCGGATATCCGTTTCGGAATGCAGTTTGTCGAACTAAACGATGTTGCCAAAGGAAAAGGTTTCCCCGTATTTGATGCCGCGGAATTAGTGGTGGGAATAAATGCTGAAAACTGTGCCCATTACACCAGAAAACAATTGGATGCACTGACAGATTTTATCAAACGTCCACAAATCGGCGCAACCGGATTGGTCTATGCGCGTGTTAATGAAGATGGTTCAGTCAAGTCCTCTGTGGATAAATTCTTCACCCCAGAACAACTTAGTGCAATCGCGACAGCGTTCCACGCGAAACCTGGCGACTTATTGTTAATTATGGCTGGTGGAACAGACAAAGTTCGCAAACAACTCAATGAATTACGCCTTGAAGTTGCGTCACAACTTGGTTTCCGCAACAAAGAAACCTTTGCTCCACTATGGGTCGTTGATTTCCCACTATTGGAATGGGACGAAGAAAGTGGCCGTTTCCATGCAATGCACCATCCATTTACTTCACCAAAACCGGAAGATATTCCGCTTTTAGATACCAACCCCGGAGAAGTAAGGGCAAATGCTTATGACTTTGTATTAAATGGCGTAGAAGTAGGTGGTGGTTCAATCCGTATCCACGACAGAGAACTTCAATCGCTCATGTTCAAACATTTAGGATTCAGCTCCGAAGATGCAAAAAAACAATTTGGATTCTTAATGGAGGCCTTTACATTTGGCGCTCCCCCACATGGCGGATTGGCTTTTGGCTTTGACCGACTAGTATCCTTATTGGCAGGCTTAGACTCTATCCGCGACGTCATCGCCTTCCCAAAAAATAATTCGGGAAGAGATGTTATGATTGACGCTCCGTCAACCATTCACCAAGAGCAGCTGGATGAACTCAGCTTAAATATTGCGATAAATTCATAA
- a CDS encoding UDP-N-acetylmuramoyl-L-alanyl-D-glutamate--2,6-diaminopimelate ligase yields the protein MMDLKKVLHAIPVQQVVGNLEEVDVHSLCFDSRKVELGSLFIAVRGVQTDGHLYIDKAITSGARAVIVEELPNDILDSVAYILVADSAYALGVAAANFYGNPSEQLKLVGVTGTNGKTTVATLLFQLFTELGYHVGLLSTVQNQIGTKIIPATHTTPDPIQLNQLLHDMVNDGCDYAFMEVSSHAVVQERIAGLVFAGAIFTNITHDHLDFHGTFDHYIKAKKKFFDDLDANAFALTNADDRNGQVMLQNTVAHRKSYGLRSGADFKAKVIESHFDGMLMSVDGQEVWVKLTGDFNAYNLLAVYTAAILLEQETVKVLTALSTLKGAEGRFETLKSATGIFGIVDYAHTPDAVENVLKTISALRRPEQKIITVLGCGGDRDKTKRPEMAEAALRYSDRFLITSDNPRTEDPYQIIRDIEAGVASDQKAKTLSIADRKEAIRVAYQLANPGDIILVAGKGHEKYQDINGVKHHFDDKEVLENTFNEK from the coding sequence ATGATGGATTTAAAAAAAGTATTGCATGCTATCCCTGTACAACAGGTTGTAGGAAACCTTGAAGAGGTTGATGTGCACTCTTTGTGCTTTGATTCCAGAAAAGTGGAGTTGGGAAGTTTGTTTATCGCAGTGCGTGGTGTTCAGACAGATGGTCACTTATATATAGACAAGGCAATTACTTCGGGAGCAAGAGCCGTTATTGTCGAGGAGTTGCCAAATGATATATTAGACTCTGTAGCGTATATTTTAGTCGCCGATTCTGCTTATGCATTAGGTGTAGCCGCAGCTAATTTTTACGGAAATCCTTCGGAACAACTCAAGCTGGTCGGTGTCACTGGCACAAATGGTAAAACGACAGTTGCTACCTTGTTGTTTCAGTTGTTTACTGAATTGGGGTACCATGTGGGGCTTTTATCTACCGTGCAAAATCAGATTGGAACAAAGATTATACCGGCAACGCATACCACCCCAGATCCTATTCAACTGAATCAGTTGCTGCATGATATGGTTAATGATGGCTGTGATTATGCCTTTATGGAGGTTAGCTCACACGCTGTAGTTCAGGAGCGTATCGCAGGTTTAGTGTTTGCGGGTGCTATATTCACGAATATTACGCATGATCATCTGGATTTTCATGGAACGTTCGATCATTATATTAAAGCAAAGAAGAAGTTTTTTGACGATTTAGATGCAAATGCTTTTGCTTTGACCAATGCGGATGATCGAAACGGTCAGGTCATGCTTCAAAATACGGTGGCACATCGGAAAAGCTACGGCTTACGTTCAGGTGCGGATTTTAAAGCAAAGGTTATTGAAAGCCATTTCGATGGTATGCTGATGAGTGTTGACGGACAGGAAGTGTGGGTAAAATTGACCGGTGATTTTAATGCATACAATCTTTTGGCGGTATATACTGCTGCGATCTTACTTGAGCAGGAAACGGTGAAAGTGTTGACTGCACTCAGTACGTTGAAAGGGGCAGAAGGAAGATTTGAAACACTGAAATCGGCTACGGGTATTTTTGGAATTGTAGACTATGCACACACGCCTGATGCTGTGGAAAATGTACTCAAAACGATCAGCGCCTTGAGACGTCCAGAGCAAAAAATCATTACGGTGTTAGGATGCGGTGGCGATCGGGATAAGACCAAAAGACCTGAAATGGCAGAGGCGGCTCTGCGTTATAGTGACCGTTTTTTAATTACATCTGATAATCCGCGGACGGAAGATCCTTATCAGATTATTAGAGATATCGAAGCTGGTGTGGCATCAGATCAAAAGGCGAAGACGCTTTCTATAGCGGATCGTAAGGAAGCGATACGGGTGGCTTATCAGCTGGCGAATCCGGGCGATATTATCCTGGTGGCGGGAAAAGGACATGAGAAGTATCAAGATATAAATGGTGTGAAGCATCATTTCGATGATAAGGAAGTTTTAGAGAATACATTTAACGAAAAATAG
- the mraY gene encoding phospho-N-acetylmuramoyl-pentapeptide-transferase, whose amino-acid sequence MLYHLFTWLSEYIHIPGGGLFQYISFRTSMAVIVSLIITTVFGGKLIQFLHNKQVGETIRDLGLEGEKKKAGTPTMGGIIIIAGILIPTLLFAKLTNIYVIIMIVTTLWMGAIGFLDDYIKVFKNNKEGLAGKFKVVGQVGLGAIIACTMYFHPDIVVRKGVDKPTSTKPVEVVINEGTGEKTYAENVKSSKTNIPFYKNNEFDYAKVFKMFGLQSDYLTFFVFLVVVIFIVTAVSNGANITDGIDGLATSTSAIIGVTLAILAYVSGNVIFSDYLNIMYIPNSGELVIFAGAFVGACVGFLWYNTFPAQVFMGDTGSLAIGGIIAAFAILIRKELLIPILCGVFLLENLSVILQVSYFKYTKKKYGEGRRIFLMSPLHHHFQKKGYHEAKIVTRFVIVGIILAILTIVTLKIR is encoded by the coding sequence ATGTTGTACCATCTTTTTACGTGGCTTAGTGAATACATTCATATACCAGGAGGAGGTTTGTTTCAGTACATCTCCTTCCGGACATCTATGGCTGTAATTGTTTCATTGATCATTACCACGGTTTTTGGGGGGAAATTGATTCAATTCTTACATAATAAGCAAGTTGGAGAAACAATTCGTGATTTGGGACTGGAAGGAGAAAAAAAGAAAGCTGGTACGCCAACAATGGGTGGGATCATCATCATTGCAGGTATCCTTATTCCAACCTTATTATTTGCAAAATTGACGAATATCTATGTAATTATCATGATAGTAACCACATTATGGATGGGAGCAATTGGTTTTTTGGATGATTATATCAAGGTTTTTAAAAATAATAAAGAAGGTCTGGCCGGTAAGTTTAAGGTTGTTGGACAAGTTGGATTGGGAGCGATTATTGCTTGTACGATGTACTTTCATCCTGATATTGTTGTTCGAAAAGGAGTAGATAAACCTACTTCCACCAAACCCGTTGAAGTGGTTATCAACGAAGGTACTGGTGAGAAGACCTATGCAGAAAACGTCAAATCCTCGAAGACAAATATACCTTTTTATAAAAACAACGAGTTTGATTATGCCAAGGTGTTTAAGATGTTTGGATTGCAGAGTGACTATTTAACTTTTTTTGTTTTTTTAGTTGTGGTAATCTTCATCGTGACGGCTGTGTCAAACGGTGCGAATATAACGGATGGTATTGATGGTTTGGCCACGAGTACTTCAGCTATAATCGGTGTCACGCTAGCGATTCTAGCGTATGTGTCTGGTAACGTGATTTTTTCAGATTATCTCAATATCATGTATATCCCTAATTCGGGAGAACTCGTGATTTTCGCCGGAGCATTTGTAGGGGCTTGCGTTGGTTTCTTATGGTATAATACATTTCCTGCTCAAGTTTTTATGGGTGATACGGGAAGTTTGGCTATAGGAGGTATTATTGCTGCTTTCGCTATCCTTATCCGGAAAGAATTGTTGATTCCGATCTTGTGTGGTGTATTTCTTTTGGAAAACCTTTCGGTTATTCTTCAAGTGTCGTATTTCAAATACACGAAAAAGAAATATGGTGAGGGCAGAAGGATCTTCCTGATGTCGCCATTACATCACCATTTTCAGAAGAAGGGGTATCACGAAGCAAAAATCGTAACACGTTTTGTTATTGTAGGAATCATATTGGCCATTCTTACTATTGTAACATTGAAAATTAGATAA
- a CDS encoding energy transducer TonB, with the protein MMNSKLNIYRKEWLDVIFAGRNKMYGAYELRNLSDKATNVGLGIVVSFAVLLIGGSYAYNTYFKQTVPAVIYTVKDIGPDMLEEIQKKVEEKEEVPEEPVTMQEKAPQQVAQDVSKFDLVRMPDIKVAKANQVTEELVRQDELKNPNTMTSRITLKASPSGTYIARGEFGSSKRDGDITGSGIGSVSGGGTNGDANNTFTSVEIMPIPIGGLPAFMKWIAENYSFPQEALDQGVSGIIEVSFVVEKDGSLTDIVVKRDMKFGTGEAAINLLKKAKKWKPGVQNGLKVRVAYTLPIRLSAVSQ; encoded by the coding sequence ATGATGAACTCTAAATTGAATATCTACCGCAAAGAATGGCTGGACGTTATTTTTGCTGGTCGTAACAAAATGTATGGTGCTTACGAGTTGCGAAATCTCTCTGATAAAGCAACAAATGTAGGTTTAGGAATTGTTGTTTCTTTTGCAGTTTTGCTGATAGGAGGATCCTATGCCTATAATACATATTTTAAGCAAACTGTTCCAGCCGTGATTTATACGGTAAAAGATATCGGACCCGACATGCTGGAAGAAATTCAAAAGAAGGTAGAGGAAAAAGAGGAGGTTCCTGAAGAACCGGTCACGATGCAGGAGAAAGCCCCGCAGCAGGTTGCCCAAGATGTATCCAAATTTGATCTGGTGAGAATGCCTGATATAAAAGTGGCCAAAGCCAATCAAGTTACGGAAGAACTTGTGCGTCAGGATGAGCTGAAGAATCCCAATACAATGACTTCAAGGATTACATTGAAAGCAAGTCCATCAGGAACGTACATTGCGCGCGGTGAATTTGGTTCTTCGAAAAGAGATGGTGATATTACTGGCTCCGGGATTGGTTCGGTATCCGGCGGTGGAACCAATGGTGATGCTAACAATACATTTACATCGGTGGAGATTATGCCAATACCTATAGGAGGGTTACCCGCGTTTATGAAATGGATTGCCGAGAATTATAGCTTTCCGCAAGAGGCTTTAGATCAGGGCGTATCTGGTATTATAGAGGTTTCTTTTGTCGTTGAGAAAGATGGGTCATTAACAGATATTGTTGTCAAACGTGACATGAAATTTGGTACTGGGGAGGCTGCTATAAACTTATTGAAGAAGGCGAAAAAATGGAAGCCTGGAGTACAGAATGGACTTAAAGTACGTGTGGCGTATACGCTACCGATCCGTTTAAGTGCTGTAAGCCAATAA
- the rsmH gene encoding 16S rRNA (cytosine(1402)-N(4))-methyltransferase RsmH: MENVYHVPVMLQECMDALAIKPNGIYVDVTFGGGGHSREILKRLGPEGKLFAFDQDPDALKNAIDDPRFTLIHQNFRFLKNSLRLEGVRSVDGILADLGVSSHQFDAADRGFSIRFDADLDMRMDQVGDLDAKSLLATYSEEDLHRIFGMYGEIMNAKSLAKTIVTARLAQPIQTVAELKEVIQRMVPKGKEHKYHAQVFQALRIEVNRELEALQEFLLQTVDVLHVEGRLAVMSYHSLEDRLVKNFMAKGKFKGEVEKDFFGNEIKPFLVVSRKAITASAEELALNNRSRSAKLRIAEKLGVS, encoded by the coding sequence ATGGAAAATGTCTATCATGTTCCGGTTATGTTACAAGAGTGCATGGATGCTTTGGCGATTAAGCCGAATGGCATATATGTGGATGTGACTTTTGGTGGTGGTGGTCATTCTCGAGAGATTTTAAAGAGATTGGGGCCAGAAGGGAAGTTATTTGCTTTTGATCAGGATCCGGATGCATTGAAGAATGCGATCGACGACCCTCGCTTTACATTGATACATCAGAACTTTAGGTTTTTAAAAAATAGTCTTCGTTTGGAAGGTGTGCGTTCAGTAGACGGGATTTTGGCAGATTTAGGTGTTTCTTCGCATCAATTTGATGCGGCTGATCGTGGGTTTTCTATTCGCTTTGACGCGGATCTGGATATGCGTATGGATCAAGTTGGTGATTTAGATGCGAAGTCGCTTTTGGCGACCTATTCGGAGGAGGATCTTCACCGCATTTTTGGGATGTATGGTGAAATCATGAATGCTAAGTCGCTTGCAAAAACAATTGTTACTGCGCGTTTAGCGCAACCGATCCAGACTGTTGCCGAATTGAAAGAGGTAATTCAACGGATGGTTCCGAAAGGTAAAGAACATAAGTATCATGCGCAGGTTTTTCAGGCGCTTCGTATAGAAGTGAATCGCGAGCTGGAAGCCTTACAGGAATTTTTGTTGCAAACAGTTGATGTGCTACATGTTGAAGGTCGATTGGCGGTGATGTCCTATCATTCTTTGGAGGATCGTTTGGTTAAAAATTTTATGGCTAAAGGTAAGTTTAAAGGAGAGGTTGAAAAAGATTTTTTTGGAAATGAAATTAAGCCATTTCTTGTGGTTAGCCGTAAAGCGATTACGGCTTCTGCGGAGGAGCTGGCTTTAAATAATAGATCGCGCAGTGCGAAACTGCGTATTGCTGAAAAGTTGGGTGTGTCTTAA
- a CDS encoding FtsL-like putative cell division protein has protein sequence MSRNTIRQKELSEEVQEELQETVEEKAEQTEAFIKTLFTVGDLSLNRILHYLPFGAFIAFLMMLYISNRHFAERTIRSIDKVSKEVKELGWDHKSLSAELMKMSTQTEIAKRVDSLGLKERVEPPIKIEVIENKEDK, from the coding sequence ATGAGCAGAAATACCATAAGACAGAAAGAGTTGAGCGAAGAGGTTCAAGAGGAACTGCAAGAAACTGTCGAAGAAAAGGCCGAACAAACAGAAGCGTTTATTAAAACGCTTTTTACCGTTGGAGACCTATCGTTAAACAGAATATTGCATTACTTGCCATTTGGAGCATTTATAGCCTTTCTGATGATGTTGTATATTTCCAATCGTCATTTTGCCGAGCGAACTATTCGGAGTATCGATAAAGTGAGTAAAGAGGTGAAAGAATTGGGGTGGGATCATAAGTCTCTTTCCGCTGAACTGATGAAAATGTCTACACAAACAGAAATTGCTAAGCGTGTAGATTCTTTGGGTTTGAAAGAGCGAGTGGAACCACCGATCAAGATCGAAGTTATAGAGAATAAAGAAGATAAATAG
- the mraZ gene encoding division/cell wall cluster transcriptional repressor MraZ, with amino-acid sequence MTQLIGEFECKLDAKGRMVLPAALKRQMPHVERDGLVVNRGFEKHLVFYPREEWDLMTAKLAKLNQFDPKVRAFVRAFTRGATELTLDAAGRVLLPKSLLEFAGISTELVLACQFNKIEVWSKEGYEELMGDGGVEDISSLAAEVMGDINFGL; translated from the coding sequence ATGACTCAGTTGATCGGAGAATTCGAATGCAAGCTAGACGCCAAAGGAAGGATGGTGTTGCCAGCTGCGCTCAAGAGGCAAATGCCTCATGTAGAGCGGGATGGTCTTGTTGTGAATCGCGGTTTTGAGAAACATCTGGTATTTTATCCAAGAGAAGAGTGGGATTTGATGACAGCTAAGCTGGCGAAATTGAATCAATTCGATCCTAAAGTACGGGCGTTTGTGCGTGCTTTTACGCGTGGCGCTACGGAATTAACTTTGGATGCTGCGGGGCGTGTTTTGTTACCAAAAAGTTTGTTGGAATTTGCTGGCATAAGCACTGAATTGGTTTTGGCTTGTCAGTTTAATAAGATTGAGGTTTGGTCAAAAGAAGGATATGAGGAATTGATGGGTGATGGCGGAGTAGAGGATATATCATCTTTGGCGGCAGAGGTAATGGGGGATATTAATTTTGGACTATAA